In Lysinibacillus sp. FSL M8-0337, the following proteins share a genomic window:
- a CDS encoding Na+/H+ antiporter subunit G — MNVNQMIEWTAIILILVGSIVSVISAFGMIRLPDVYTRSHAATKSSTLSVLTCLLGAFIYFWIHDGYVSVRLILGILFVFVTAPVAGHLICRAAYRSRVPLAEGSGEDELKSKLFPEKE, encoded by the coding sequence TTGAACGTAAATCAAATGATTGAGTGGACGGCAATCATCCTGATACTTGTCGGTTCTATTGTAAGTGTTATTAGTGCGTTTGGTATGATTCGTTTGCCAGATGTCTACACGCGCTCACATGCTGCAACAAAAAGTTCAACGTTATCTGTACTAACCTGTTTGTTAGGCGCATTTATTTATTTTTGGATACATGACGGGTATGTGAGTGTGCGATTAATATTAGGTATTCTCTTTGTGTTTGTCACAGCACCAGTAGCAGGGCATTTAATATGTCGTGCCGCATATCGATCTCGTGTACCGTTAGCAGAAGGTTCTGGTGAAGATGAATTAAAATCAAAGCTATTTCCAGAAAAAGAATAG
- a CDS encoding Na(+)/H(+) antiporter subunit F1, whose translation MVEKILLLALALFSVSIALSLYRVIKGPSMPDRAIALDTIGINLLSAIAIVSIVLKTKAYLEAILILGILAFIGTIAFTKYIERGVIVERKSND comes from the coding sequence ATGGTTGAAAAAATTTTACTTTTAGCACTAGCGTTATTTAGTGTGTCAATTGCATTGTCCCTATATCGTGTCATTAAAGGCCCATCCATGCCCGATCGAGCGATAGCGCTTGATACAATAGGTATTAATCTTCTTTCGGCCATTGCTATCGTTTCGATTGTCTTAAAAACAAAAGCGTATTTAGAGGCGATTTTAATTTTAGGTATATTGGCGTTTATCGGTACAATTGCTTTTACAAAATATATTGAAAGAGGTGTGATTGTTGAACGTAAATCAAATGATTGA
- a CDS encoding metallophosphoesterase — MKKLLYGIFFILFIVIFLYVNNHWLVVSKHVFESEKVPANFDGLRIVQVSDLHDALFGNNQQKLIAKVKDTNPDYIFITGDVIDSNRYDLKQSLQAVKGLVELADVYYVLGNHEVASNKVSEIYEALSSLGVHVMANESTVLERDGERLAIIGIEDPLMGRSTEEMLELATAYVPEEMLKLLLAHRPEVFSTYVNQGIDLVFSGHAHGGQVRIPGMGGLVAPGQGLFPKFTAGFYEEERTKMVVSRGLGNSSVPYRIFNLPEIIVMDLKKK, encoded by the coding sequence TTGAAAAAATTATTATATGGTATCTTTTTTATTCTTTTTATAGTCATTTTTTTGTACGTAAACAATCACTGGCTAGTCGTTAGTAAACATGTATTCGAATCAGAAAAGGTGCCTGCCAATTTTGATGGGCTACGCATTGTACAAGTATCGGATTTACATGATGCCCTCTTTGGTAACAATCAGCAAAAACTGATTGCTAAGGTTAAGGATACAAACCCTGACTATATTTTTATCACAGGTGATGTGATTGATAGCAATCGTTACGATTTAAAACAAAGTCTACAGGCAGTTAAAGGACTAGTTGAATTAGCGGATGTATATTATGTACTAGGAAACCATGAAGTGGCGTCGAATAAGGTTAGCGAAATTTATGAGGCGCTCTCATCGTTAGGTGTACATGTGATGGCTAATGAATCGACCGTGCTAGAGCGCGACGGGGAGCGCTTGGCGATTATTGGTATTGAAGATCCGTTAATGGGTAGATCGACAGAAGAAATGCTAGAGTTGGCGACAGCGTATGTTCCAGAAGAAATGCTTAAGTTATTGCTGGCGCATCGACCAGAAGTGTTTAGTACGTATGTAAATCAAGGAATAGATTTGGTATTTTCAGGACATGCACATGGTGGGCAAGTACGGATTCCTGGCATGGGAGGACTGGTGGCACCAGGACAGGGGCTGTTTCCTAAGTTCACTGCTGGTTTTTACGAGGAAGAACGCACCAAAATGGTCGTTAGCCGAGGTCTAGGAAATAGTAGTGTACCATATCGAATTTTTAATTTACCTGAAATTATTGTCATGGATTTAAAGAAAAAATAA
- a CDS encoding Na+/H+ antiporter subunit E has product MAMQFILNLFIATLWLLLQDEITPQFSTFLMGFVVGIGILYAMHRFYGTQFYLRRVFSIIKLLWLFNWELLLSSYNVLKQITTPKLNITPGIFTYKTKLNGDWEITALALLLTLTPGSVVMEVSEEGDMFYIHAMDIEQSKDAVIRSIGKFEEAIMEVTR; this is encoded by the coding sequence ATGGCTATGCAGTTTATATTAAATTTATTTATCGCTACCTTATGGTTATTGCTACAGGACGAAATCACGCCACAGTTTTCCACCTTTTTAATGGGTTTTGTCGTCGGTATTGGGATTTTGTATGCGATGCATCGGTTTTATGGAACGCAATTTTATTTGCGCCGCGTTTTCTCTATTATTAAACTACTATGGCTATTTAATTGGGAGCTATTACTTTCAAGCTATAATGTGCTAAAACAAATCACAACCCCAAAGTTAAATATTACGCCAGGCATCTTTACGTATAAAACAAAGCTGAACGGAGATTGGGAAATTACAGCTCTTGCACTCTTGCTAACGCTCACACCTGGTTCAGTAGTGATGGAGGTCTCGGAGGAGGGAGATATGTTCTATATCCATGCTATGGATATAGAACAATCTAAAGATGCCGTTATTCGCTCCATCGGAAAATTTGAAGAAGCAATTATGGAGGTGACACGCTAA
- a CDS encoding transporter substrate-binding domain-containing protein produces MKNKFFMLMLVLVIGLLAACGTKEDKATNTSSDTENKQVLKVGTSADYAPFEYVDAAKGEEIIGFDIDLIKLVGEKLGVEMQVQDMDFNSLVPALQAGKVDVVISGMTPNEEREKVVDFSDKYNETEQVIVVKKDSGIKKEADLAGKKIGVQTASIQENLGNAIAKKVDVSVEGRTRIPEIIQDMMSKRLDAAILEGGVAKGYLKTNDKLAAFPVEEQPEDFKAIAVQKGSDLKDKINKALKELADEGKIQQLEEKWLEKAE; encoded by the coding sequence ATGAAGAACAAATTTTTCATGCTTATGCTTGTTCTAGTAATTGGTTTACTGGCAGCATGTGGCACTAAAGAAGATAAAGCAACAAATACAAGCTCAGATACAGAAAATAAACAAGTATTAAAAGTAGGTACATCAGCAGACTATGCACCATTTGAATATGTAGACGCTGCTAAAGGTGAAGAAATCATTGGATTCGATATTGATTTAATTAAATTAGTTGGTGAAAAATTAGGTGTAGAAATGCAAGTTCAAGATATGGACTTTAACAGCCTTGTGCCAGCTTTACAAGCAGGTAAAGTAGATGTTGTTATTTCTGGTATGACACCAAATGAAGAGCGAGAAAAAGTAGTAGATTTCTCAGATAAATACAATGAAACAGAACAAGTTATCGTCGTTAAAAAAGATAGTGGAATTAAAAAAGAAGCGGACTTAGCTGGTAAAAAAATCGGTGTTCAAACAGCTTCTATTCAAGAAAATTTAGGTAATGCCATTGCTAAAAAAGTAGATGTATCAGTTGAAGGACGCACACGTATTCCTGAAATCATCCAAGATATGATGTCTAAACGCTTGGATGCAGCCATTCTAGAAGGTGGCGTAGCGAAAGGTTATCTGAAAACAAACGATAAACTAGCGGCATTCCCAGTAGAAGAACAACCAGAAGATTTCAAAGCAATCGCTGTTCAAAAAGGTAGCGATTTAAAAGATAAAATTAACAAGGCATTAAAAGAATTAGCAGATGAAGGAAAAATTCAACAGCTTGAAGAAAAATGGTTAGAAAAAGCTGAATAA
- a CDS encoding methyl-accepting chemotaxis protein → MTSSFSDLTLEEEGQKITKIKMIMKNKFGEMSKANMWIKGIGGKLVIVIIALVFVTCGTLGFSTWLNSTKAVEEQVESNLIARAADVSKYIEEHFQLALVEVEAIAEQAVIRGMAFEEQKTYLTKRMDDSKNYLGFGIITSDGVAHYLDNTTADLGDRDYVKEGFTGKTVMSEITISRVTGEPVILIVAPIDTVTGEKALLLARIDGYYLSNIVEDIQVGENGYALMLDAKGTVIGHKNHALVKEQVNAISAAEESGEITGESLAAKEMIRNTNGYFSFDTKDHGTSLMGYHTLDNGWKMGVIALEDEMLAGLSQLKTNFIVMTIIVSILGLLISFAISRSVSKPLRHVLRISEGLSEGDFTQEIPAKYLKRIDEMGTMVRALDKMADNMRDMISQAGKEATAVNETSCELMGDVIAVTKQSEQIALAIGEVDRGAQSQTAMAEESATAMEQMALGIQNFAEVASTIATNTDFISEKISESNGAVQQSITRMDEIQRGTALELDIIHKLEQESKEIELISKMITDISDQTNLLALNASIEAARAGDAGKGFAVVAEEVRKLSEQTAGSAAQINILIDRVQAHTLEVVKAAENGEENVARGLVAIEAVGERFEEIVQAVGEIAGQIEEMNASAEQMSANTEEVSASMEEMAATAHAASDYVAEVKNATAEQMKTVEAMNNQTIKMSDMANRLHGAIQKFKL, encoded by the coding sequence TTGACTTCTAGTTTTAGTGACCTTACTCTTGAAGAAGAAGGGCAAAAAATTACAAAAATTAAAATGATAATGAAAAATAAATTTGGAGAAATGAGCAAAGCGAATATGTGGATTAAAGGTATTGGTGGTAAATTAGTTATAGTAATTATCGCTTTAGTATTTGTTACATGTGGTACCCTTGGTTTTTCTACATGGTTGAATAGTACAAAAGCAGTTGAAGAACAGGTTGAATCGAATTTGATAGCGAGAGCAGCAGATGTATCAAAATACATAGAGGAGCATTTTCAGCTAGCTTTAGTGGAAGTAGAGGCTATTGCGGAACAAGCAGTTATCCGTGGTATGGCGTTTGAGGAGCAAAAAACTTATTTAACAAAGCGTATGGATGATAGTAAAAATTATTTAGGCTTTGGCATTATCACATCTGACGGGGTAGCCCATTATTTAGATAATACAACAGCAGATTTAGGTGATCGTGATTATGTAAAGGAAGGATTTACAGGCAAGACAGTAATGTCAGAAATCACGATTAGCCGTGTCACGGGTGAACCAGTTATTTTAATCGTAGCTCCAATCGATACTGTGACTGGAGAAAAAGCATTATTGTTAGCACGTATAGATGGTTATTATTTATCTAACATTGTTGAAGACATTCAAGTTGGAGAAAATGGTTATGCCCTTATGTTAGATGCAAAAGGTACCGTTATTGGACATAAAAATCATGCTCTTGTTAAAGAGCAGGTGAATGCAATTTCTGCCGCAGAAGAATCTGGCGAAATAACTGGTGAATCGTTAGCAGCAAAGGAAATGATACGTAATACAAATGGCTATTTCTCTTTTGATACGAAGGACCACGGTACGAGTTTAATGGGATATCATACGTTAGATAATGGTTGGAAAATGGGGGTCATCGCACTAGAGGATGAAATGCTAGCGGGGCTTTCTCAATTGAAGACCAACTTTATTGTAATGACGATTATTGTCTCTATCTTGGGATTGTTGATTTCGTTTGCGATATCGAGATCTGTAAGTAAACCGCTTCGCCACGTACTTCGTATTAGTGAAGGATTATCTGAGGGAGATTTTACGCAAGAAATCCCCGCTAAATATTTGAAGCGTATTGATGAAATGGGGACAATGGTGCGGGCTTTAGATAAAATGGCAGATAATATGCGAGATATGATATCGCAGGCTGGTAAAGAAGCGACTGCGGTAAATGAAACCTCTTGTGAGTTAATGGGAGATGTAATTGCTGTCACTAAACAATCCGAGCAAATCGCACTTGCAATAGGTGAGGTAGATCGTGGCGCACAAAGTCAAACGGCAATGGCAGAGGAAAGTGCCACAGCGATGGAACAAATGGCACTTGGTATTCAAAACTTTGCTGAAGTTGCTTCAACGATAGCTACGAATACTGATTTTATTTCCGAGAAAATAAGTGAAAGTAACGGAGCAGTCCAGCAGTCGATTACTCGCATGGATGAAATACAACGTGGAACAGCTTTAGAGCTCGACATTATCCATAAGCTAGAACAGGAATCGAAAGAAATAGAGCTAATTTCTAAAATGATTACGGATATTTCAGACCAAACAAATCTATTAGCATTAAACGCTTCAATTGAAGCTGCACGTGCAGGAGATGCAGGTAAAGGCTTTGCGGTAGTCGCAGAGGAGGTAAGAAAACTTTCGGAGCAAACAGCTGGCTCTGCTGCCCAAATTAATATATTAATTGATAGAGTGCAGGCGCACACATTAGAGGTTGTGAAAGCAGCAGAAAATGGCGAAGAAAATGTAGCGCGAGGTCTAGTAGCAATAGAAGCAGTAGGAGAGCGCTTTGAAGAAATAGTTCAAGCTGTCGGTGAAATAGCAGGTCAAATTGAGGAAATGAATGCTTCCGCAGAACAAATGTCAGCTAATACGGAAGAGGTTTCTGCCTCTATGGAGGAAATGGCGGCAACTGCCCATGCTGCAAGTGATTATGTAGCGGAAGTAAAAAATGCTACAGCAGAGCAAATGAAAACGGTAGAGGCAATGAACAATCAAACGATAAAAATGTCGGACATGGCAAACCGTCTACATGGAGCCATCCAAAAATTTAAATTATAA
- a CDS encoding amino acid ABC transporter permease → MNLDFSAIIPSIPYILKGIGVTLQIAIGASLIGFIVGILLALCKIGKVKMLRWLADFYTSIFRGTPLVLQLLIIYYAVPQLLDIQIQPIPTAIIAFGLNSGAYISEIIRAGINAVDKGQMEAAQALGIPYSKMMKDIIIPQAVKNILPSLVNEFITLNKETAVVTVISALDIMRRAYIVGGSTYRYLEPLLFAGVIYYIMTLVLTFLGKRIEKGMRKSD, encoded by the coding sequence GTGAATTTAGATTTCTCAGCAATCATTCCCTCTATTCCTTATATTTTAAAAGGAATAGGTGTTACACTTCAAATAGCAATCGGTGCTTCTCTCATTGGGTTTATCGTTGGTATATTATTAGCATTATGTAAAATTGGGAAAGTAAAAATGCTACGCTGGCTAGCGGACTTTTACACGTCAATTTTCCGCGGGACGCCACTTGTATTACAATTATTAATTATTTACTATGCTGTTCCACAGCTACTAGATATTCAAATTCAGCCAATTCCAACTGCAATTATTGCGTTTGGCTTAAACTCTGGAGCTTATATTTCAGAAATTATTCGTGCGGGTATTAATGCCGTTGATAAAGGTCAAATGGAGGCAGCTCAAGCACTAGGCATCCCATATTCAAAAATGATGAAGGATATTATTATTCCACAAGCTGTGAAAAATATTTTACCTTCTTTAGTAAATGAATTTATTACATTAAACAAAGAAACAGCAGTTGTAACAGTAATAAGTGCTCTTGATATTATGCGCCGTGCCTATATTGTTGGGGGTTCAACTTATCGATATCTTGAACCTTTATTATTTGCAGGGGTAATCTACTATATTATGACGCTTGTCTTAACGTTCCTTGGTAAACGAATCGAGAAAGGAATGAGAAAAAGTGATTAA
- a CDS encoding GMC family oxidoreductase: MATTLPSVDVVTVGVGWTGGIVAAECSKAGLKVVGLERGQKRGTEDFLSIHDEYRYAIRYDLMQNLSKETVTFRNSRKMQALPMRQLGSFLLGEGLGGSGTHWNGMTFRFLPYDFQIKTMTDERYGANKLGPDYLLQDWALNYDQLEPYFDKFEKTLGISGDDKNPFAGKRSSAYPTPPMKMTPMLQQFEKATKNLKLSPYMVPSANISEVYKNPDGETINACQYCGFCERFGCEYGAKSSAEITVVPTALKTGNFDLRFNSNVVEILKQGNKATGVRYIDTVSGEEFIQPANIVVLTSYVFNNAKLLMVSNIGQPYDPTTGKGTLGRNYCYQILPGASGFFDEQYNTFMGAGSLGMSIDDYNGDNFDHSELDFIHGGNIALTQTGARPISSNPTPPDTPTWGPEFKKQSIHYYTRSFGIGAQGASMPHKENYLSLDSNYKDAYGLPLIQLTYNFTDQDRALHKFISARAADIMKEMGAKTIVPNAEITDYNIVPYQTTHNTGGTVMSSTPDKGVVNNYLQHWDVENLFAISAGSFAHNSGYNPTGTLGALAYRCAEGIVKYSKSGGSLV; encoded by the coding sequence ATGGCAACAACATTACCAAGTGTAGACGTTGTAACAGTAGGTGTTGGGTGGACAGGTGGCATTGTCGCCGCTGAGTGCTCGAAAGCTGGATTAAAGGTAGTTGGTTTAGAACGTGGTCAGAAACGTGGCACCGAGGATTTTTTAAGTATTCATGATGAATACCGCTACGCAATTCGCTATGATTTAATGCAAAATCTTTCAAAGGAAACGGTTACTTTTCGTAATAGTCGAAAGATGCAAGCTTTACCGATGCGTCAACTCGGTTCCTTTTTATTAGGTGAGGGGCTTGGTGGGTCCGGAACGCACTGGAATGGTATGACATTCCGCTTTTTACCGTATGACTTTCAGATTAAAACAATGACAGATGAGCGTTATGGGGCAAATAAATTAGGGCCTGACTATCTATTGCAGGATTGGGCACTAAACTACGATCAATTAGAGCCCTATTTTGATAAATTTGAAAAAACACTCGGCATTTCTGGGGATGATAAAAATCCGTTTGCGGGTAAACGCTCAAGTGCCTATCCAACACCTCCTATGAAAATGACGCCTATGCTACAACAATTTGAGAAAGCAACGAAAAATCTAAAATTATCACCTTATATGGTTCCTTCCGCCAACATTTCAGAAGTCTATAAAAATCCTGATGGTGAAACAATTAATGCTTGTCAATACTGTGGCTTCTGTGAACGTTTCGGTTGTGAATATGGGGCAAAATCTTCTGCGGAAATTACCGTAGTACCTACTGCTTTAAAAACAGGAAATTTCGATTTGCGCTTTAACTCTAACGTTGTAGAAATTTTAAAACAGGGTAACAAGGCAACCGGCGTAAGATATATCGACACGGTATCTGGTGAGGAGTTTATTCAACCTGCGAATATTGTCGTATTAACAAGCTATGTCTTTAACAACGCTAAACTGTTAATGGTTTCTAATATTGGTCAACCATATGATCCAACAACAGGTAAAGGAACATTAGGTCGCAACTATTGTTATCAAATATTACCTGGTGCTAGCGGATTCTTCGATGAACAATACAATACGTTCATGGGTGCAGGGTCTCTTGGTATGAGCATAGATGATTACAATGGGGATAACTTTGACCATAGTGAATTAGATTTTATCCACGGTGGCAATATAGCGCTTACTCAAACAGGTGCACGTCCTATTAGTTCAAATCCAACCCCTCCTGATACGCCAACATGGGGACCAGAATTTAAAAAGCAGTCTATTCATTACTACACACGTTCGTTTGGTATTGGTGCGCAAGGGGCCTCTATGCCACATAAAGAAAATTATCTGTCTCTTGATTCCAATTACAAAGATGCGTATGGTTTACCACTCATACAATTAACCTACAACTTTACTGATCAAGATCGGGCACTTCATAAATTTATTTCAGCTCGCGCTGCTGACATTATGAAAGAAATGGGTGCCAAAACGATTGTACCTAATGCAGAAATTACAGACTACAACATTGTCCCTTATCAAACGACACACAATACAGGTGGGACAGTTATGAGCTCAACACCTGATAAGGGCGTTGTGAATAACTATTTACAACATTGGGATGTAGAAAACCTTTTCGCTATAAGTGCTGGAAGCTTTGCTCATAATAGTGGCTATAATCCAACCGGTACCCTCGGCGCACTAGCTTATCGCTGTGCAGAAGGTATTGTGAAATATAGCAAATCAGGTGGTTCTTTAGTGTAG
- the tatC gene encoding twin-arginine translocase subunit TatC: MDPYEEKNYLSPLDKKQKEPPSIQEAFVEIASIDDEQTIVEDKPIFPVNSLLEHITELRKQIIKGLVVFLLFFVVAFSTINIWFPYVTRGHSLIILGPLEVVKFYMTISTTLAFGLSMPFLVHFLWSFVKPGLKEEESRFLGLYAPVMFVLFLLGIAFGYFVVNPLSYSFLVSLGAANFDVMVSASEYMHFLIMTTVPLGLLFELPIVALFLSSIGLLTAESMKKIRGWSYIAMGVGSAVITPPDFISQLLVLIPMIILYEISIHLVKRIERKQLESTA; this comes from the coding sequence ATGGATCCTTATGAAGAAAAAAACTATTTAAGTCCGCTCGATAAAAAGCAAAAGGAGCCTCCATCAATACAGGAGGCTTTTGTTGAAATTGCCAGTATTGACGATGAGCAGACAATTGTCGAAGATAAACCAATTTTCCCTGTAAACTCTCTGCTCGAGCATATTACAGAACTGCGTAAACAAATCATTAAAGGGCTTGTTGTCTTTCTATTATTTTTTGTTGTCGCATTTTCTACCATTAATATTTGGTTTCCTTATGTAACCCGTGGCCATTCCCTTATTATATTAGGGCCATTAGAGGTCGTTAAGTTTTATATGACCATTTCAACTACTCTAGCCTTTGGACTATCGATGCCCTTTCTCGTTCACTTTCTTTGGAGCTTTGTAAAACCTGGCTTAAAGGAAGAGGAAAGCCGTTTTCTCGGGCTCTATGCACCTGTAATGTTTGTGCTCTTTCTATTAGGTATTGCATTCGGCTATTTTGTTGTAAACCCACTTAGCTATTCATTTTTAGTAAGCTTAGGTGCTGCTAATTTTGATGTAATGGTATCAGCTAGTGAATACATGCATTTTTTAATTATGACGACTGTACCACTCGGCTTATTATTTGAGTTACCGATCGTTGCACTCTTTTTATCGTCCATTGGTTTACTAACTGCCGAATCCATGAAAAAAATACGAGGCTGGTCCTATATCGCAATGGGTGTTGGCTCTGCAGTTATTACACCACCTGATTTCATTAGTCAATTACTTGTATTAATACCGATGATTATTTTATACGAAATTAGTATTCATCTTGTTAAACGTATCGAACGTAAACAATTAGAAAGCACTGCGTAA
- a CDS encoding amino acid ABC transporter ATP-binding protein: protein MIKIEDLHKSYGQNEVLKGISTEIKEKEVIAIIGPSGSGKSTFLRCLNLLEEPTSGKITIAGDVLTDKGTNIMKIREEVGMVFQHFHLFPHKTVLENLTYAPINVKGMDKTTAIKAAEDLLTKVGLFEKRNEYPSRLSGGQKQRVAIARALAMDPKVILFDEPTSALDPEMVKEVLAVMKNLADSGMTMLIVTHEMGFAREVADRILFLDGGKLIEDAPPEEFFTSPSTQRAKDFLEKVL from the coding sequence GTGATTAAAATTGAAGATTTACACAAATCATATGGGCAAAATGAAGTGTTGAAAGGTATTTCAACTGAAATAAAAGAAAAAGAAGTAATTGCTATTATTGGGCCTTCCGGTTCTGGTAAATCTACATTCCTACGCTGCTTAAATTTACTAGAAGAACCGACGAGTGGGAAGATAACAATTGCTGGCGATGTCCTGACAGATAAAGGGACAAATATTATGAAAATACGCGAAGAGGTAGGTATGGTATTTCAACATTTTCACCTTTTCCCACATAAAACTGTATTGGAAAACTTAACGTATGCACCTATCAATGTAAAGGGAATGGATAAGACAACAGCTATTAAAGCGGCTGAAGATTTACTAACAAAAGTAGGTCTTTTTGAAAAACGCAATGAGTATCCAAGTCGCCTTTCAGGTGGACAAAAGCAACGTGTGGCAATTGCCAGAGCACTTGCAATGGACCCAAAAGTGATACTGTTTGATGAGCCAACATCTGCACTTGACCCAGAAATGGTTAAAGAAGTTTTAGCAGTTATGAAAAACTTAGCTGATTCAGGGATGACAATGCTAATTGTTACGCATGAAATGGGCTTTGCTCGCGAAGTAGCGGATCGCATTTTATTCCTTGATGGTGGAAAGCTAATAGAGGATGCACCTCCAGAAGAATTTTTCACATCTCCTTCTACACAACGTGCAAAAGACTTTTTAGAAAAAGTGTTATAA
- a CDS encoding gluconate 2-dehydrogenase subunit 3 family protein — MSADNNVSRRDFLKTTGIAAGTLVGGGLIGGLVGYNINGKGTSTLEHGNGTTNEAAGSPKAKMFFMNERDFKILSNATERIFPKDDLGPGAIDLDVPYFIDHQLAGQYGSNSKEYMKGPFGEGSPTQGYQSRLTRAEIFKQGIAKMETEAQSRFKKGFNDLEGKQMDEILTAFQKGDIQMSGVTSAFFFTLLRAATLEGAYSDPLYGGNRNMEGWRMKGFPGHQMAYITMIEDPKFQKIEPNQLGNH; from the coding sequence ATGAGTGCAGATAATAATGTCTCACGTCGTGATTTTTTAAAAACAACAGGTATTGCAGCTGGTACATTAGTCGGTGGTGGATTAATAGGTGGTCTTGTTGGCTATAACATCAACGGTAAAGGCACTTCTACATTAGAGCATGGTAATGGGACGACAAATGAAGCTGCTGGTTCACCTAAAGCAAAAATGTTTTTCATGAACGAGCGCGATTTTAAAATTTTATCGAATGCTACTGAACGTATTTTTCCCAAGGATGATTTAGGACCTGGTGCGATTGATTTAGATGTTCCTTACTTTATAGATCATCAGTTAGCCGGACAATATGGCAGTAATTCAAAAGAATATATGAAGGGTCCTTTTGGTGAGGGTTCCCCCACACAGGGCTATCAAAGTCGCTTAACACGCGCTGAAATTTTCAAACAAGGCATTGCCAAAATGGAAACGGAAGCTCAAAGTCGATTCAAAAAAGGCTTTAATGATTTAGAGGGCAAGCAAATGGATGAAATTTTAACAGCTTTTCAAAAAGGTGACATACAAATGAGTGGCGTAACTTCCGCATTCTTTTTTACGCTATTACGTGCCGCTACTTTAGAAGGAGCGTATTCAGATCCTTTATACGGGGGCAACCGAAACATGGAAGGTTGGCGTATGAAAGGCTTCCCTGGTCATCAAATGGCTTATATCACCATGATTGAAGATCCTAAGTTCCAAAAAATTGAACCAAATCAATTAGGTAATCACTAA
- the tatA gene encoding twin-arginine translocase TatA/TatE family subunit: MGGLGAIGIPGLIIILVIVLIVFGPKKLPEIGGAVGKTFAEFKKSTKGLMDDDDEPAKKIEKKSDVS, encoded by the coding sequence ATGGGAGGTCTTGGTGCAATCGGTATTCCTGGGTTAATTATCATTTTGGTCATTGTACTTATCGTTTTCGGTCCAAAAAAATTACCAGAAATCGGTGGTGCAGTCGGTAAAACATTTGCAGAGTTCAAAAAGTCAACAAAAGGATTAATGGATGACGACGATGAGCCTGCGAAAAAAATAGAAAAAAAATCTGATGTTTCGTAG